CTCGCGCGAGCTGCGGCCCTACTTCGAATACACGCGCGTGAAGCAGGGCGTGATGGACATCACCTCGCGGCTCTTCGGGCTCACCTACCGCCGGGTGACGGACGCGCCGGTGTGGCACCCGGACATCGAGGCCTGGGACGTCTACGAGGGCCCCACCCGCATGGGGCGCTTCTACCTGGACATGCATTCGCGGCCGAACAAGTACGCCCACCCCGCCCAGTGGGACCTGGCCACCGGACGCGCGGGAAGGTCGCTCCCGGAGGGCGTGATGACCAGCAACTTCCCCCGGCCCGGCGCCCACCCCGCGCTGCTCCAGCACACCCAGGTGCAGAGCTTCTTCCACGAGTTCGGCCACCTGCTGCACCACATCCTCGGCGGACAGACGCGCTGGGCGGGCCTGTCCGGCTCACGCACCGAGCGCGACTTCGTGGAGGCCCCCGCCCAGGTGCTGGAGGAGTGGGCCTGGCGGCCCGAATCGCTGCGGACCTTCGCCCGCCACATCGACACCGGCGAGCCGCTGCCCACCGACCTCATCACCCGCATGCGGCGCGCGGACGCCTTCGGAAAGGGCCTGTGGCTGCGCCAGCAGCTCTTCTACGCGGCCGTCAGCCTCCAGCTCCACGCGGGCAACCCCGCCGGGATGGACACCACCGCACGCGTGAATGCCCTGCAGGAGCGGTACATGCCCTTCCCCGCCCTGGACGACACTTACGCCCACCTCTCCTTCGTCCAACTGGACGGCTACTACTCGTCCGCGTACTACGCCTACCTGTGGTCGCTCGTGATCGCCCGGGACCTGCTCACGCCGTTCCTGCGACACGGCCTCATGGACCCCGCCACCGCCCAGCGCTACCGGGACACCGTGCTCGGGCCCGGGGGCTCACGGGATGCCGCGGACCTGGTGCGCTCATTCCTGGGCAGGGATTACGGCTTCGAGGCCTATACCCGTTGGCTGGACGACGCCTGACGCCCCTCGTCAGGCGGTGTAAAAACGAAGGGCCCCGCGATGTGAATCGCGAGGCCCCGGGTGTTGTGAATCCGTCAAATCGGCGGACAGCCGCTCACGCGGCGTCGGCGCTCAGTGCACCGCGGGTGCGGACACCGTCTGCTCGGGCTGCAGGGTGATGCCCTGCGCATCCGCGTCGAAACGGACCTGAACGGGCACGCCCTGGAGGCGGTACTGGGCCAGGGAGTCCGCCGCCGCGTCGAGCTGGCGCTGATAGCGCTCCTCCAGCTCCACCGCGATCAGAAGCATGGTCTCCCCCGCGTCCTCGACGCCCGGGCGGTACACCTGGCACCGCTGGAACCGCGCCCAGCGACCGTTCTCCATCTTCACCAGCTCGCCGTCGTAAGCCATGCGCAGCTCCTCTGCCGTAAATCCAACGGAGTCCAATGTATGGCCGGATTAACTCCGTGTCATCCCCCCACTTGAAAATTCGTCAAAAGCCTCGAAGTCCAAGGGGTTAGAGGCACACATGGCAGGCATCCAGGCGGGAGGGCGGCGGTGACTGCTCAAAAATGTAAATTCCGCCGGCCGTCAACGCGGTTAAGCGCTGCCTTCCGGGGCGGTGGCACCGGAGCAGTGCGTCACCTATGATTCAGGGGAGATGAAGCTGCCCGGACTGTTCCGCAAAGAGCGCACCACCATCCAGGCCGCCGACGCCCAGGACCACGCGGAGCGGCTCCTGGCCGAGTCGCTGCGGATGCTCGGGCAGGTGTGCGGCAAGGTCGCGGACGCCATCGAGGCGCAGCGGCTGTCCCGCCAGGGCTACACGCACAACACGTATCTGCGGCGGACGGACGGCGCCAAGGACGACAGCGACAAGAAGGCGTAGACGTCTTCGCCATGACGGACGCTGACGCCGACTCGCCCGCCCCCTGCCTGGCCTCCGCGCCCACGTGGCGGGAGGCGGGCATCGCCATGCCCATGCCCGGTCTGCGGGACGAGGAGGGCCCGCGACTGCCCGAGGGGTTGCCCCCCGTGGTGGACGCCCACGTCCACCTCTTCCCCGACCGGGTGTTCGAGGCCGTGTGGCGCTGGTTCGACCAGTACGGCTGGCCCATCCGCTACAAACTGCACACGCGCCAGGTGCTCGACTTCCTCCTGTCGCGAGGTGTCAGCCAGGTGGTGGCACTCCATTACTCCCACCGGCCGGGCATGGCGCGCGCGCTCAACGCCTACGTGGCGGAGGTGGCCCGCGAGGAGCCCCGCGTGCTGGGGCTGGCCACCGTCCTCCCAGGCGAGCCGGAGGCCACGGCCGTGCTGGAGGAGGCCTTCGCCGCCGGCCTGCGCGGCGTGAAGATTCACTGTCACGTGCAAGCCTTCTCGCCCGACGCGCCGCACCTGCACGAGGTGTATGCCGCGTGCGCGAAGGCGGGCCGGCCCCTCGTCATGCACGCGGGCCGGGAGCCCTCCAGCCCCCACTACCCTTGCGACACCTACGCGCTCTGCGCCGCCGAACGCGTGGAGCGTGTGCTGAAGGACCATCCCACGCTGAAGCTGTGCGTGCCCCACCTGGGCGCGGACGAGTTCGACGCGTATGCCCGGCTCCTGGAGCGCCACGACAACCTCTGGCTGGACACCACCATGGCCCTGGCCGGGTACTTCCCCGTGCCCCTGCCCCGGCGCGCGCTGGAAGTCCGGCCCGAGCGCATCCTCTACGGCACCGACTTCCCCAACCTGCCCTATGCGTGGGACCGGGAGCTGCGGACGCTGCTGGGGATGAAGCTGGATGACGCGGTGCTCGCCGGCATCCTGGGGCAGAACGCGCTGCGCCTTTACGGAGTGTGAGTCCCCCTGTCCCCAAGGCCCTGGATTCAAGCCTGGTCCCCCCGGGCCGTTCGCTGTTGAAAAGCGTGGGAGCCCCTTCCGGAATGGAAGAGGAGTTCCCATCATCCTGCCCATAGAATTCCGCGGCGAGAGACCCACCAGCCGCTGCTTCCCCGAGGCCCTGCCATGACCCACATCCTGGTCGTCGACGACGACGCGAGCCACCGCACGCTCATCTGCGATGCCCTCGAGGAGATGGGCTATCCCACGGTTCAGGCGGCCAACGGCCGTGAAGCGCTGGACCTGCTGGAGGGAGACATGCCCTCCGCCGTGCTGCTCGACTTGCGGATGCCTGTCATGAGTGGCTGGGGATTGCTCGACGCACTCAAGAAGATGCCCCGCGCGCGGGGACTGCCCATCATCATCATCTCCGGCTACGGCTTCGAGTGGGAGGCCGAGCTGGTGGGCGCCGCCGGCTACATCTCCAAGCCGGTGGACCTGGACAAGGTGCGGATGACGGTGCAGCAGATCGCCGGTCCGCCGGAGATGTCGTTCGTCCACTGAATCGGGCCCCACTCGGGGCGGCGGGCATCCTCCCGATGACGGGTGGGGGATTGTCCCCCGGTGCCGGGCTCGGGTGAGATGCAGGGCATTCCATGATGCCCTCTCCTTCCGATGACCTCGCCATCGACGCCCGTGGCCTGCAGAAGCGCTTTGGCAACTTCACCGCGCTCGACGGGCTGGACCTGCAGATTCCTCGGGGCGCCTTCTACGCGTACCTGGGCCCCAACGGCGCCGGGAAGTCCACCAGCATCGCGCTGCTCACGGGCGTGTATGGCCCGGACGCGGGCACCATCCGCATGCTCGGCGTGGACGCGGTGGCCCGGCCCATGGAGGTCAAGCGCCGCGTCGGCGTGGTGCCGGAGGAGCTGAGCCTCTTCGAGCGGCTCTCCGGACGGCAATACCTCACCTTCTGCGCACGCATGTACGGGCTGGACGGCGACGTGGCCGCGGCCCGCGCCACCGAGCTGCTGGAGCTGACGGAGCTCACCTACAAGGCCGGCGCGCTGGTGGCGGAGTACTCCAAGGGCATGCGCCGGCGGCTCGCCATCGCCGCGGCGCTGATCCACGCGCCGGAGCTGGTGCTGCTGGACGAGCCCTTCGAGGGCATCGACGTGCTGGCCGCGGGCGTCATCCGCGAGCTGCTGCGCGAGCTGAGCCGGCGCGGCGTGACGCTGCTGCTCACCACGCACGTCCTGGAGATCGCGGAGCGGCTGGCCACCCACGCGGGCATCATCCGCGGCGGACGCATGCTGGACCAGGGCCCGGTGGGCACACTGCTGTCGCGTTACGACTGCCCGTCGCTGGAGGCGGTGTTCGAGAAGCTCATCTCCGTGCCGGCCTCGCGCAACGCGCGCCTGTCCTTCTATGGCGACGCCCCCGCGCCCGTGGCGGCGCTGCACCGGGAGTCCGCATGAGCCGCCCCGCCGTGCCCGGCTTCTTCCGGCACCTGTGGCTCCTGTGGGGCCTGCGCTTCGACATCGGGCTCAACCAGGGGCCGGGGCGCAGCAGGCTGCTCGCGGTGGCCGCCTTCCTCGCGTCCAGCGCGCCGGGCGTGTTCCTGGGCCTCACCTTCTTCGCGCTGATGCGGGTGCGGACCATCGCGGACAGCGAGGTGTGGCCCTTCTTCATCCTCAACTTGCTGTGCTTCGTCACCTTCTCCGTGTGGGTGACGTGGCCGCTGCTGTCGGCGGGCGTGGATGACCACTCCGAGCTGAGCCGCTACGCGGCCTTCCCCATCTCGCCCTTCCGGCTGCTCATCGCCTCCACCGTGGCCAGCCTCTTCGAGCCGCGCGCGCTGGTGTTCTACGCGCCGCTCACCGGGGCCGCGCTGGGCTTCGCGTCGCGGTACGTGCTGTACATGCCGTGGATGGCGGTGGTGCTCTACGTCCTCTTCGCGCTCTTGTGCGCGGCCTGGAGCCGCGTGGCGCTGTACGCCGTCATCAACGTGCTGCGCGAGAAGCACAGCGCGGAAATCATGGGCGGCGGCCTGGCGCTGTTCCTCCTGGCCGCGTCGTTCATCCCGCCCATCGACACCTCGTGGCTGACGGCGGTGGGCGAGGCCGGCGTGGGCGCGCTGGACATGTCCATCATCGTCAACGCGACGCTGGCGCTGAGCCGCGTGCCCCCGGGCCTGTTCGGAGACGGCTTGGCAAACCTCGCGTGGCACCGGCCCCGGGTGGCCATGGTGGAGGCGGCCGCCCTGCTCTTCTTCACGGGCGTGGGCATGGCGGTGGCGTACGCGCTGCTGATGCGCTTCCACCGGCAGGCGGGACGCGCGGGCGGACAGCGCAAGGACGCCAAGGACAGCAATCCCTTCGCCACCACCCGGACGCGCTACACCACCCTGGTGACGCGCGAGGCGCTGGACCTGTGGCGCAACCCGCGCGCGCGGCTGCTGGCGTCGGTGCCCTTCATCCTCGCCATCCTGCTGAAGCTGCTGTCCGGCCGGGACTTGTTCGTGTTCGTCCTGGGCGGCTCCGCGGACGCGTGGCTGATGGGCGGCCTGTGCATCTACGGCGCGGTGGTGATTGCCTCCACGTTCTCCCAGAACACCTTCGCGTATGACGGGCAGGGCTTCGCGGCGTTCCTCGCGGCGCCCTTGGACCTGGCGGACGTGCTGCGGGCCAAGAATCAGGTTCAAGGCGCGGCGGCGCTCGGCATGGCGGTGCTGGTGGCGCTGTTCTATCGGGTGTACTTCGGCTTCGGCACCGTGGTGGACGTGCTGTGCGCCATCGCGGCCGTCCTCTCCGTGGTGCCGGTGCTGCTGGCCGCGGGCAACTTCCTGTCGCTGTACTTCCCGGTGAAGTTCCACGCGAGCCTGAAGCGGCGGGACAAGATTCCGCTGACGGCCTCCATGCTGGGCATCGTCGCGGCCAGCGTGGGCTGCATGCCCTTCGGTTGGGCGCTCAAGCTGGCCGGGAAGGAAGGGCCCACCTGGGCCACGGCGGGGATGCTCGTGCTGGCGGCCGGCCTCAACGTGGCGCTGTACCGGGCCGTGCTCCCCCTGGCGCAGCGGCTGCTGGAGCGGCGGCGCGAGGTGGTGCTCCGGGCGGTGACCCGGGAGTAGTGCGCGGGCGCACGCACGCCTGACATGAAGACGCCGCGGGCACCCAAGCAAGGGCCCGCGGCGTCCTGTCCCCCCGGCTTCGCGCTGGCGCTCAGTACGCGATGCCGTACCGCGCGGCCTGCGTCTTCACACCCTTCATCACGTTGGCGTCGAAGGCGTCCTCCTTCTCGGGGGCGTTCTTCGCGAGCCACGCCTCGCGGTCCGCCGCCAGCTTCTCCGCCTTCTTCTCCAGCGTCTTCTTCTCCTCGGAGAGCTGCTTCACCTTCGCGACCTGGGCCTCGGCCGACAGGCCCTTGAGCTCGGAGGGCATGTCGTCCGCGCTCACGCTCGCCAGCGCCGCTGGGGCCTCCACCAGGTCCACCGCGCCGCCCACCGCCTTGGGCGCGCTGCTCGCCGGCGCCCCCCCCGAACCCGCTGCGCGCGTCTTCTTCATGAAGCTGATGCGCTCGGCCGCCGCTTCCGGCGCCAGCTTCGCCATGGACTCGGCCCGGACCCGGTTCTCCGCCTGGATTTCCTTGCGGCCCGTGTAGAGCGTCTTGG
This genomic window from Myxococcus hansupus contains:
- a CDS encoding amidohydrolase family protein, with the protein product MTDADADSPAPCLASAPTWREAGIAMPMPGLRDEEGPRLPEGLPPVVDAHVHLFPDRVFEAVWRWFDQYGWPIRYKLHTRQVLDFLLSRGVSQVVALHYSHRPGMARALNAYVAEVAREEPRVLGLATVLPGEPEATAVLEEAFAAGLRGVKIHCHVQAFSPDAPHLHEVYAACAKAGRPLVMHAGREPSSPHYPCDTYALCAAERVERVLKDHPTLKLCVPHLGADEFDAYARLLERHDNLWLDTTMALAGYFPVPLPRRALEVRPERILYGTDFPNLPYAWDRELRTLLGMKLDDAVLAGILGQNALRLYGV
- a CDS encoding response regulator — its product is MTHILVVDDDASHRTLICDALEEMGYPTVQAANGREALDLLEGDMPSAVLLDLRMPVMSGWGLLDALKKMPRARGLPIIIISGYGFEWEAELVGAAGYISKPVDLDKVRMTVQQIAGPPEMSFVH
- a CDS encoding ABC transporter ATP-binding protein codes for the protein MMPSPSDDLAIDARGLQKRFGNFTALDGLDLQIPRGAFYAYLGPNGAGKSTSIALLTGVYGPDAGTIRMLGVDAVARPMEVKRRVGVVPEELSLFERLSGRQYLTFCARMYGLDGDVAAARATELLELTELTYKAGALVAEYSKGMRRRLAIAAALIHAPELVLLDEPFEGIDVLAAGVIRELLRELSRRGVTLLLTTHVLEIAERLATHAGIIRGGRMLDQGPVGTLLSRYDCPSLEAVFEKLISVPASRNARLSFYGDAPAPVAALHRESA